A stretch of the Fusobacterium perfoetens genome encodes the following:
- the pykF gene encoding pyruvate kinase PykF, with product MKKTKIVCTIGPKSESKEMLTKLLKAGMNVMRLNFSHGSHEEHAARIAALREVKEETGLKAAILLDTKGPEIRTIKLENGEDVKLVAGQNFTITTDKTVVGNNTIVAVTYDDFAKDLSVGNTVLIDDGLIELTVKEIEGNEVRCVVENNGMLGENKGVNLPNVKVNLPALAKKDIADLKFGCEQGIDFVAASFIRKGDDVREVRRVLTENGGSNIKIISKIENKEGLDNFDEILELSDGIMVARGDLGVEIPVEEVPFAQKMMIEKCNEAGKPVITATQMLDSMINNPRPTRAEANDVANAILDGTDAVMLSGESAKGKYPVEAVKVMTRIAEKTDPLLYTNVDYDNKDKGITEAVAKGCVDAAEVLGAKLIVVGTGSGRAARSIRKYFPSAMILAITNDQKAFNQMLLSKGVIPYLSGDFKNLNEFMDEAEKVAIGLGLVKSGDIIAATCGEEVFMPGTTNTVKIMQVK from the coding sequence GTGAAAAAAACAAAAATAGTTTGTACTATTGGACCAAAAAGTGAATCAAAAGAGATGTTAACAAAGTTATTAAAAGCTGGAATGAACGTAATGAGATTAAATTTCTCTCATGGAAGCCACGAAGAACATGCTGCTAGAATAGCTGCTTTAAGAGAAGTAAAAGAAGAAACTGGTTTAAAAGCTGCAATATTATTAGATACTAAAGGACCAGAAATTAGAACTATAAAATTAGAAAATGGTGAAGATGTAAAATTAGTAGCTGGACAAAACTTTACAATAACTACTGATAAAACAGTTGTAGGAAACAATACAATAGTAGCAGTTACTTATGATGATTTTGCTAAAGATTTATCAGTTGGAAATACTGTATTAATCGACGATGGATTAATCGAATTAACAGTAAAAGAAATAGAAGGAAATGAAGTAAGATGCGTTGTAGAAAACAACGGAATGTTAGGAGAAAACAAAGGAGTTAACTTACCAAACGTAAAAGTTAACTTACCAGCTTTAGCTAAAAAAGATATAGCTGACTTAAAATTCGGTTGTGAGCAAGGAATTGACTTCGTAGCAGCATCATTCATAAGAAAAGGTGATGACGTAAGAGAAGTAAGAAGAGTTTTAACTGAAAATGGTGGATCAAACATAAAAATAATTTCTAAAATAGAAAATAAAGAAGGATTAGACAACTTTGATGAAATATTAGAGTTATCTGACGGAATAATGGTAGCAAGAGGAGACTTAGGAGTAGAAATCCCAGTTGAAGAAGTTCCATTTGCTCAAAAAATGATGATAGAAAAATGTAATGAAGCTGGAAAACCAGTTATTACAGCTACACAAATGTTAGACTCAATGATCAACAACCCAAGACCAACAAGAGCAGAAGCAAACGACGTTGCTAACGCAATCTTAGATGGAACTGACGCTGTAATGTTATCTGGAGAAAGTGCTAAGGGAAAATATCCAGTAGAAGCTGTTAAAGTTATGACAAGAATAGCTGAAAAAACAGACCCATTATTATATACTAACGTAGATTATGACAATAAAGATAAAGGAATAACAGAAGCTGTTGCAAAAGGTTGTGTTGACGCTGCTGAAGTTTTAGGAGCAAAATTAATCGTTGTAGGAACAGGTTCAGGAAGAGCTGCTAGAAGTATCAGAAAATACTTCCCAAGTGCTATGATTCTTGCAATAACTAACGACCAAAAAGCATTTAATCAAATGTTATTAAGTAAAGGTGTAATCCCTTACCTAAGTGGAGATTTCAAAAACTTAAACGAATTTATGGACGAAGCTGAAAAAGTAGCAATTGGATTAGGATTAGTAAAATCTGGAGATATCATCGCTGCAACTTGTGGAGAAGAAGTATTTATGCCAGGAACAACTAATACTGTAAAAATTATGCAAGTTAAATAA
- the eno gene encoding phosphopyruvate hydratase yields MTRIADVVAREILDSRGNPTVEVDVVLECGAKGRAAVPSGASTGAYEAVELRDGDKSRYLGKGVLTAVKNVNTEIKGLILGMDALDQVRIDKAMIALDGTPNKGRLGANAILGVSLAVAKAAAEALGMPLYKYLGGVNAKELPLPMMNILNGGSHADSAVDVQEFMIQPVGAKSFQEAMRMGCEVFHHLGKLLKANGDSTNVGNEGGYAPAKINGTEGALDLIMEAIKAAGYEPGKDITFAMDAASSEFCKEVDGKFEYHFVREGGVVRTSEEMVEWYASLVEKYPIKSIEDGLGEDDWAGWQLLTAKLGDKVQLVGDDLFVTNTERLKKGIEVKAGNSILIKLNQIGTLTETLDAIEMAKRAGMTAVVSHRSGETEDATIADIAVATNAGQIKTGSTSRTDRMAKYNQLLRIEEELGDMAQYNGLDVFYNICK; encoded by the coding sequence ATGACAAGAATAGCTGATGTAGTAGCAAGAGAAATACTTGACTCAAGAGGAAATCCTACTGTTGAAGTAGATGTAGTATTAGAGTGTGGAGCTAAAGGAAGAGCTGCAGTTCCATCTGGAGCATCAACAGGAGCTTACGAAGCAGTAGAATTAAGAGACGGAGATAAATCAAGATATTTAGGAAAAGGTGTTTTAACAGCTGTTAAAAACGTTAATACAGAAATTAAAGGATTAATACTTGGAATGGATGCTTTAGACCAAGTAAGAATTGATAAAGCTATGATCGCTTTAGACGGAACACCAAACAAAGGAAGATTAGGAGCTAACGCTATATTAGGTGTATCTCTAGCAGTTGCTAAAGCAGCAGCAGAAGCATTAGGAATGCCTCTATACAAATACTTAGGTGGGGTAAACGCTAAAGAATTACCTTTACCAATGATGAACATATTAAACGGAGGATCTCACGCTGACTCTGCAGTAGACGTTCAAGAATTTATGATCCAACCAGTTGGAGCTAAATCTTTCCAAGAAGCTATGAGAATGGGTTGTGAAGTATTCCACCACTTAGGAAAATTATTAAAAGCAAACGGAGATTCTACTAACGTTGGAAACGAAGGAGGATATGCTCCAGCTAAAATAAACGGAACTGAAGGAGCTCTTGACTTAATAATGGAAGCTATAAAAGCTGCTGGATATGAGCCAGGAAAAGATATTACTTTCGCAATGGACGCTGCTTCAAGTGAATTCTGTAAAGAAGTTGACGGAAAATTCGAATACCACTTCGTAAGAGAAGGAGGAGTTGTAAGAACTTCTGAAGAAATGGTTGAATGGTATGCTTCTTTAGTAGAAAAATATCCAATCAAATCAATCGAAGATGGTTTAGGAGAAGACGACTGGGCAGGTTGGCAATTATTAACTGCTAAATTAGGAGATAAAGTTCAACTTGTTGGAGACGACTTATTCGTAACTAACACTGAAAGACTTAAAAAAGGAATCGAAGTTAAAGCTGGAAACTCTATCTTAATAAAACTTAACCAAATCGGAACTTTAACTGAAACTTTAGATGCTATCGAAATGGCAAAAAGAGCTGGAATGACTGCAGTAGTATCTCACAGATCTGGAGAAACTGAAGATGCTACAATAGCTGACATAGCTGTTGCAACTAACGCAGGACAAATCAAAACTGGATCAACTTCAAGAACTGATAGAATGGCTAAATATAACCAATTATTAAGAATTGAAGAAGAATTAGGAGATATGGCTCAATACAACGGATTAGATGTATTCTACAATATCTGCAAATAG
- the gltS gene encoding sodium/glutamate symporter, protein MILELTNIQTMALAVLVLYLGKYINNTFNFLKENCIPDAVTGGTVFSIFTLIGHEANLFSFVFEDTLREVFMIAFFTTVGFSASIKLLKKAGIPVLMFLIAAVGLTFFQNIAGIAMAKVLHVSLLIGLATGSLATTGGPGTAGAFGPIMESFGAPGATMVAMATATYALIAGSIIAGPLCKRLIEKHSLLEKHKNSNSFETSGEKSETLITKKVIPTGFLIIVAMGVGSLISSFLNSLGLVLPSYIGAMFAATIIRNISDYTGKFEIDLDIISTIGSFTLAMFLSMTLMAFKLWELKELALPLVIMLIGQTILMGAFAYFVTFNITGRDYDAAIMTGGHCGCGFGTTPKALANMEALTERYLPSPKAFFVIPIVGSLFIDFFNAAIITFFINLVK, encoded by the coding sequence ATGATATTAGAACTTACTAATATTCAGACTATGGCATTGGCGGTGTTAGTTCTATATTTAGGTAAATACATCAATAACACATTTAATTTTTTAAAAGAAAACTGTATTCCAGACGCTGTTACTGGTGGAACTGTTTTTTCTATTTTCACTCTTATCGGACATGAGGCTAATCTTTTTTCTTTTGTTTTTGAAGATACTTTAAGAGAGGTCTTTATGATAGCATTTTTTACAACTGTTGGTTTTTCAGCAAGTATAAAACTTTTAAAAAAGGCTGGGATTCCTGTACTTATGTTTTTAATAGCTGCTGTGGGGTTAACTTTCTTCCAAAATATAGCTGGAATTGCAATGGCTAAAGTTCTACATGTAAGCCTGCTTATTGGTTTGGCTACTGGGTCTTTAGCTACAACTGGAGGACCTGGAACAGCCGGAGCATTTGGACCTATTATGGAGAGTTTCGGGGCTCCAGGAGCAACTATGGTGGCTATGGCAACTGCAACTTATGCTCTTATTGCTGGTAGTATTATTGCTGGACCACTTTGCAAACGTCTTATCGAAAAACATTCATTATTAGAAAAACATAAAAACTCAAATAGTTTTGAAACTTCCGGAGAAAAATCAGAAACTCTTATAACCAAAAAAGTTATACCTACTGGTTTTTTAATTATTGTAGCTATGGGAGTAGGAAGTTTAATTTCTAGTTTTTTAAACAGTTTAGGACTTGTTCTACCATCATATATCGGAGCTATGTTTGCTGCTACTATTATTAGAAATATATCTGATTATACTGGTAAATTTGAAATTGATTTGGATATAATCTCTACCATCGGTAGTTTTACCTTAGCTATGTTCCTTTCTATGACTCTTATGGCATTTAAACTTTGGGAGCTTAAAGAACTAGCTCTTCCTCTTGTAATAATGCTTATAGGACAAACTATTCTTATGGGAGCTTTTGCATATTTTGTTACTTTTAACATCACTGGAAGAGATTATGACGCTGCTATTATGACTGGAGGACATTGTGGTTGTGGATTTGGTACTACTCCAAAAGCTTTGGCTAATATGGAGGCTTTAACAGAAAGATACTTACCATCTCCAAAAGCTTTCTTTGTAATACCAATAGTAGGAAGTTTATTTATAGATTTCTTTAATGCTGCTATAATAACTTTCTTTATTAATCTAGTAAAATAA
- a CDS encoding GIY-YIG nuclease family protein — protein MSWYVYILRCKDNSLYTGITNNLEKRYQDHCEKKGAKYTKSHLVKKIEIFFQVNNRSEASKLEYKIKKMDKKSKENLIKFKKFLDEK, from the coding sequence ATGAGTTGGTATGTATATATATTGAGATGTAAAGACAATTCTTTATATACTGGAATTACTAATAATTTAGAAAAAAGATATCAAGATCATTGTGAGAAAAAAGGTGCAAAATATACAAAAAGTCATTTAGTAAAAAAAATAGAGATTTTTTTTCAAGTAAATAATAGAAGTGAAGCTAGTAAATTAGAATATAAAATAAAAAAAATGGATAAAAAATCTAAAGAAAATTTAATAAAATTTAAAAAATTTTTAGATGAAAAATAA